A stretch of Fundicoccus culcitae DNA encodes these proteins:
- a CDS encoding C40 family peptidase, which yields MKKTFSRRLFKTLLTSAAVLSAVAAPVSALAQDYDYLISDSEIAIDTLTAEQTALYAELAMAYAELDAIHVEANTLLAAIAEDDQLISELATQITNLEDVIAKRESLLADQARAVQVNGGSSNYLNVIASADSVSDFVGRIDVVRKMVSNNKELINVQKSDKEAVEAKKAETEVAKNEKLDKMVSLEALKADLEAQNANHEAVFAQLTSDITLAEENRLALIAEKDAFELAQAQAEEEAALLALQAQAEADLLAQEEAAIEVAAATTPAVDEVPYVEEVETVEVIETPTVVEEVVEFPVEEPIVEVIEELPVQEIVEEPVVEEPVYEEPVVEEPVYEEPVVEEPVYEEPVVEEPVYEEPVVEEPVYEEPVVEEPVYEEPVYEEPVYEEPVYEEPVVGGSQYGSVVGVAAQYLGTPYVWGGKTPSGFDCSGFVQYVYREAFGMEIGGWTGAQESSGTMISVGEAQAGDLYFWGSPGGTWHVAIATGGGSFIHASQPGTPLEYNHINNFTPSFALRVY from the coding sequence ATGAAGAAGACTTTTTCGAGAAGATTATTCAAAACTTTATTAACATCAGCAGCCGTTTTAAGTGCCGTTGCTGCTCCAGTTTCTGCTTTAGCACAAGATTATGATTACTTGATTTCAGATTCTGAGATTGCTATTGACACTTTAACTGCTGAACAAACAGCTTTATATGCTGAATTAGCTATGGCGTATGCTGAATTAGATGCTATTCATGTTGAAGCGAATACATTATTAGCTGCTATCGCTGAAGATGACCAATTAATCAGTGAATTAGCTACACAAATCACAAATTTAGAAGATGTTATTGCTAAACGTGAATCATTATTAGCTGATCAAGCACGTGCCGTACAAGTAAATGGTGGTTCATCAAACTACTTAAATGTTATTGCATCTGCAGACTCAGTTAGTGACTTTGTTGGACGTATCGATGTGGTACGTAAAATGGTTTCTAACAACAAAGAATTAATTAACGTACAAAAATCAGATAAAGAAGCTGTAGAAGCTAAAAAAGCTGAAACGGAAGTTGCTAAAAATGAGAAGTTAGACAAAATGGTGTCGCTTGAAGCTTTAAAAGCTGACTTAGAAGCACAAAATGCTAATCACGAAGCTGTTTTTGCTCAATTAACTTCAGACATAACATTAGCCGAAGAAAATCGTCTTGCATTAATTGCAGAAAAAGATGCTTTTGAATTAGCACAAGCACAAGCTGAAGAAGAAGCCGCATTATTAGCTTTACAAGCACAAGCTGAAGCAGATTTACTTGCTCAAGAAGAAGCAGCGATTGAAGTAGCTGCAGCTACAACACCAGCCGTCGATGAAGTACCATACGTCGAAGAAGTTGAAACGGTTGAAGTTATCGAAACACCAACCGTTGTCGAAGAAGTTGTTGAATTTCCAGTTGAAGAACCAATCGTTGAAGTCATCGAAGAACTACCTGTTCAAGAAATTGTTGAAGAACCCGTCGTAGAAGAGCCAGTTTACGAAGAACCTGTCGTAGAAGAGCCAGTTTACGAAGAACCTGTCGTAGAAGAGCCAGTCTACGAAGAACCCGTAGTGGAAGAGCCAGTTTATGAAGAGCCTGTCGTAGAAGAGCCAGTTTACGAAGAGCCTGTCGTAGAAGAGCCAGTTTACGAAGAACCAGTCTATGAAGAGCCAGTTTACGAAGAACCAGTCTATGAAGAGCCTGTAGTTGGTGGAAGCCAATATGGTAGTGTTGTTGGAGTAGCTGCTCAATATCTTGGAACACCCTATGTGTGGGGTGGAAAAACACCTTCAGGATTCGACTGTTCAGGTTTTGTACAATACGTTTACCGCGAAGCATTCGGCATGGAAATTGGTGGATGGACGGGAGCGCAAGAATCATCAGGTACGATGATTAGTGTTGGTGAAGCTCAAGCAGGAGATTTATATTTCTGGGGTAGTCCAGGAGGTACATGGCACGTTGCAATTGCTACTGGAGGCGGAAGCTTCATCCATGCATCACAACCAGGAACACCATTAGAATATAACCACATTAACAACTTTACTCCAAGCTTTGCCTTAAGAGTATATTAA